Below is a genomic region from Sinorhizobium meliloti.
ATCATCGCCGCCTCCGTCCCCACCCGTCCGAGGCTCGACGAAATCAAGGCGAGGCTCACGGAGCTCGGCGATCCTCCCGGTGAGGGGCAGCCGCCCGAAGACGCGGTCATCACCGATGAGCGCAAACGCCTCCTGGCGGAACGCGGGGCGATCAATGCTCTGACGGGCAGGGCGGAGAACCTCTCGGTCGAGGCGAGGAAACTTGCCAACCGGATCACCGCGACGCGCCGGGCGATCTTCTCCAACACCCTGCTGAGACATACGGATGTCTCGGCGGCGATGTTGAGCGAAGCCGTCACTGCAACGATGCACGAAGCGATGGCACTGTCGCGCAGCATCGGCGGTTGGCTGACATTCGCCTGGAATTACAAGCGCGTGCCGCTGCTGAGCGCGATCTTCCTTTCGCTCTGCGCCGCGCTGCTCTTCCTGGTCGGCGGTTACAGGCTTTTTTCGCCGGTCCTCATGCGCCACGAGGAAGACGACGAGCCCACCTATTTCCGGCAGCTTTCGCTTGCGTTCTGGTCGACACTCATCCCGACTCTGGCGCTCGCCGCCTTCGCTATGTCGAGCTACTTCTTCCTCAGTAGTTTCAACGTCTTGCGGCCGGATATTGCTCCCATAGTTGCGATCACGCTCGCCATGGGCGTCGTGCTGTTCTTCATAGCCAGGCTGGCAGGCGCGGTGCTATCGCCGAACCGATCGAGCTGGCGGCTCGTGCGCGTTTCGGATCGCGGCGCGAAAATGCTGATGGTGCCGATCTTCGCGATGGCGCTCGTCAACGGGCTCGACTATCTGCTCGGCAGCATCAGCGAGTCTCTCGGTTCTCCGGTGGTGCTGACGATCGCCAAAAGCTTCGTGGCATCGATCATCATCGGTCTCATTCTCATGTCGATGGCGTGGATCCGGCCTGTGCTGAGGGCCGATGAACCTTACGATGCACCGGGACGTCCCTGGCCGCGGGTTATTTCGCTCTCGTTTCTCCTGCTGGGCGCGGCGCTCATCGCGACTGCATTGTCGGGCTATGTCGGCCTGGCGCGCTTCATCGCCACGCAGATCACGGTAACGAGCGCGATCCTGGTGACGGTCTATATCGGCCTCCTTACGGGGAAGTCCGTGTCCAAGCAGGGCGCCTTTGCCGAAACGGTAGCCGGACGCTATCTGGAGCGCCGCTTCCATCTGGAGCCGGTTGCGCTCGACCAATTCGGCCTTTTTGCCGGTCTCGGCATTTATGTGCTCGTTCTCTCCTTCTTCATCCCGCTGATATTGATGCAGTGGGGCTTCAAGACTGCGGACATAGAGTCCTGGGCCTATCAGGTGCTGACCGAAATCAGGATCGGCACGATCACGATTTCGCTGGTGGGCATTCTCGCGGGGGTACTGCTCTTTGCCCTCGGCTTTCTCGTCACGCGTTGGGTGCAGCGCTGGATCGACGGCAACGTCATGGCGCGCAGTCGCGTCGACGCCGGCGTGCGCAACTCCATACGTACCGGTATCGGCTATATGGGCGTGGGCATTGCCGGCCTTATCGGGTTGTCGGCCGCCGGCATCGATCTTTCGAGTCTCGCCCTCGTTGCCGGCGCCCTCTCCCTCGGCGTCGGTTTCGGCCTGCAGAACATCGTCTCCAATTTCGTTTCGGGTCTGATCCTGCTGGTGGAGCGTCCCTTCAAGGTGGGCGACTGGATCGTCAGCGGTACGACCGAAGGCTTTGTGCGGCGAATCTCCGTCCGCGCGACCGAGATCGAGACCTTCCAGCATCAGTCGATCATGATGCCGAATTCTCTGCTCATCAACGCCTCGGTCGGAAACTGGACGCACCGCAACAAGCTCGGCCGGTCGGAAATTGCAGTGACGGTGACCTATGCCAGCGATCCGCGCCGGGTTATCGAACTGCTCTACGAAATCGCCGCAGCCCATCCGATGATCCTCAAGAACCCGGCTCCCAATGTCGGCTTCACGGCCTTCGAAGACGAGCGAATGACGTTTGAATTGCGCATCTATGTCGCGGACGTGCTGACGGCCGGCGGTGTTCGCAACGACCTTCGCGTCTCGATCTACGAGCGCTTTCGTGACGAGGGAATCGGCGCGCCGTTCCCGATGAAGATCGAGGATGTAACGCCTGAGGAAGAAGCCGGAAGCGCCGGACCCGAACCTTCGGTTATGGAGAAAGAGAAGGCCTGATCTCGCCGAAGACAAGGCCTGACGCGCCGGCGCCATTGGCGAAGGCAGGAAAGAGAAGAAGGAGCGGTAATACCGCTCCTTCTATCGGCCGAACCCCGGCCGCACGTTGAAACTGCGCACTTCCGCCCGGAAACGGTTACACACCGTTTCCGGGGAGTGCTCTAAAGCCCGGCCAGAGCCTGGGCCACCGGCATAACGTGTGGCCACACCTCCATTGCCCCGCGATAGATCATGTCGAGTGCGACGTAGAAGATGATCGCCAGGCCGATGTAAGCGATCCAGTGGTACCGGCTGAGCAGGCGGGCGATAAAGCCCGCGGCGATACCCATCATCGCGATAGAGAGCGCCAGACCAAAGACGAGCACGGTTGGATGCTCTCGGGCGGCACCGGCGACGGCGAGGACGTTGTCGAGCGACATGGACACGTCCGCTATCACGATCTGTGTTGCCGCCTGTTTGAAAGTCTTCTTTGGGGCCGAGGCGTCCGCATTTCCCAGGCCGTCAACGCCTTCGTGACCGCCAGTGCGAATCTCGCGCCACATCTTCCAGCAGACCCAAAGCAGGAGGAGCCCGCCGGCGAGCAGGAGCCCGATGATCGCAAGCAGTTGGACCGTGAAGATGGCGAGCACGATGCGAAGCACGGTTGCGGCGAGAATGCCGACGAGAATAGCCTTCTTGCGCTGCTCCAGCGGCAAGCCGGCTGCTGCAAGGCCGATAACGACGGCGTTGTCGCCGGCAAGCACCAGGTCGATCACAATGACCTGCAGCAGTGCCGTCAGGCCGGCGGAAGTGAAAATCTCCATGTGTGGTAACCCTTCTTGTCCCCGAAACGCCTGCGGCGTTGCAAAACGCATAGACCGCGAACAATCGACGGATCAAGTGGGCCGGGACAACTAATCGGCATTTTCGAAGGACACAGGAACGCCGAGCAGCTTCCGGTGTTCTGACGCGGCTCGAGCCGCCGCATTGTTTTTCCTGCACGGCGTACGCTTCGAGAAATTCTGGGCTACGGCGCCGCGCGTCTTATCAGACGCGCAAAGGTCGCTGTAGCGCTTTGATCTGCTGCATGTTTTTGACCTTTGATCGGTTACGATCAAAGGAAACATGCACTACAGCGCCGCGCGTCTTATCAGACGCGCAAAGGTCGCTGTAGCGCTTTGATCTGCTGCATGTTTTTGACCTTTGATCGGTTACGATCAAAGGAAACATGCACTACAGCGCCGCGCGTCTTATCAGACGCGCAAAGGTCGCTGTAGCGCTTTGATCTGCTGCATGTTTTTGACCTTTGATCGGTTACGATCAAAGGAAACATGCAGTAGGCTGGCCGTGGCTAGAGGGGTGGCCGGCGTCTTCCTTTTCGCGACGGGAAGGCGGCCGGCCGAAACGGGGGCGGCGCTCGAGCGCCGAATGTGATGAAGACGTATGCTGTCGTTATGGTGTCCGCAATGCTGTGGGCTGGCGTGGCCTATGCCGCGACCGTTACAAACAAGGATGGCGAGGCCGCTGTTCTGGTGATCGTCGAAGGGGAGAGCCGGATCGAAGTGGCAATCGATGCAGGTGCGACGGAAGTGATCTGCCCCGGCGGCTGCTTCGTCACTGCGCCGAGCGGCGACCGTGTGGGGCTCCAGGGCGACGAGACGATCGAAATCGTCAACGGCTCCGTCGTTGTGAAGTGACGCCACGTGCGGCTATCCTCCGGGAGCGGAAGGCCGCCGGAAGTTGGGCCTTTCAAAGATAATGCGGGGCCGTAGCCCCGCACCGTGTTTGGCGACGGCACGTGCAAAGCGGAAGATCAGCTCAGCTTTCTTCGCCGCTCCAGTTCCGCTTCGGTCGGCTGCTCGAACTCGAACGAACCTGTTACGACAGGGCCGCTGCGGACGTATTTGTTGGCGGTGACGCCCGTCCCGGAGACTTTTGAACCGAGGAGTTTCATGGCCATCGGCATGGCGCCGTGACCAAAGAGCCGCTTGCCCTTTCCGAGCACAACCGGAAAGTACGAGATGTACATCTCGTCTACCAGATCGTTGCTGAACAGGGTCTGCAGGAAGTCGGTCGAACCCTGGGTCAAAAGATCGGGACCTTCCTCGCTCTTCAGTTTCTTAAGCATTGCAACTGGGTCGGAGCCGAGAGTACGGCTGTTTTGCCAGTCGAGCCTCAGATCGGGGTTGCGCGTGGCGACATATTTGGTGATCCGGTCAAAGAGCGGACCGATCGGATCGTCAGGGCCGGCATAGGGCCAGTGTGCGGCGAAGATGTCATAGGTCTTCCGCCCAAGCAGAAGATCGAACGGCTTGGAAAACATCTCGTCCACCGCTTGTCCCATGGTCTCGTCGAAATAGGGGGCGGCCCAGCCGCCATGGTCGAAGCCGCCGACCGGGTCCTCGTGCGGTCCGCCCGGCGCCTGCATGATTCCGTCAAGGCTTACGAATGCGCCAACGATGATCTTTCTCATTCCGGCTCTCCTCGTTCGTGGTGTTACCGAACCCAGGACGCTGGACGATACCGACAGCAACGCCACAAGCTGCAAGAATTTCCTTGAGAACTTTGGCGTAAGAGCGGCTCACGGGATCGCGAAAATGCTGATCTCGTTGGCAATTCCTCTTAGCGTCACGTTGTGCGCCATCGGACTTAGGCCCCGATCAGAGAGCACACCGGATGCTCGAGGATCCTCGAGGACGGAGCCGGTCGCGAAGATCTCACGCGAGGTGGCGAGATGTTGCACGCGCGAGGCGATGTTGACGGTCTGGCCGAAATAGTCCTGCCGGTCGTTCAGGTTGACAGCGATGCACGGCCCCTCATGGATGCCGATCTTGAGGAGCAGGTCCTCGCTGCCGCGCTCTTCGTTGAGTTCGCGCATTGCCTCGCGCATCCGCATTGCCGCAGTGACAGCCCGGTCGGGCGTCGGGAAAGTCGCCATAACCGCATCACCGATCGTCTTGACGACGGCGCCGGCCTCGGCCGCGACGATTTCGTTCAAGACGTTGAAATGCGTTCTTACCAGGTCGAAGGCCGCGAGGTCGCCGACGCGCTCGTAGAGTTCCGTCGAGCCGCGCAGGTCGGTGAAGAGGAAAGTAAGGCTGGTGATCTTCAGCCGTTGGTCCACATCGAGCGTGTCGGTGCGGTAGATGTCGCGGAAAGTCTGGTTGGAGAGCAGCCGCTTGGCGGTGAGAAATGGCCGACGGCGGCCGAGCAGGGCATGCAGCGCTTCGCCTGCCACGCAGATCGAGGGCAGGGTACGAACCTCGGCGTGGTTCTCCACCGAGACGCGCAAGGGGCCGGGCGGCAAGCTCAGCGTCTCGTGATGGCGGTGCGAGCGATCGAAGACGAGCCCGAGATTCCTCCTTTCCCTTGTCGGTTCGCCGCTCACATCCAGGAATTGCGCGGCATGCGTCACCGGCTCGAAGATGATGACGAATTCCGCGGGAAGCTGCAGCGAGATCACGGCTTTCTCGCCTGGCGGCAGTTCCAGTGCCTCCAACAGGAATTCGTCGACCTTTGCTTCGTAATCCTCTTCCGGCAGGTCGATGCCGGAACCCCAATAGATCTGGCGGAAATATTCGGCCGGCGGCAATTCATGCGGCGTATGTGCTCCGATGCGGCGCACGCGCGGACTGACCGTGAAGGTGACTTCGACCATCTCGTCGAGCGTCGGCTCGTAACCGGCGGCACAAAGCGCGCAGGTATACTCCGTGCTCTGCACCGTCTTCAGGGACGTGTTGGCATCGAGTACACCGCCGCAACCCGGACAGAGCACATTCCAGGAAAGCTCGAAAATGCCCAGGCGCGACGCATGCAGAAAGCCTGCGATCGTCTCTTCCTCGTCGAGGCCCTCGCGCGCGGCAAAGGCGAGCGCATTGATCCGGCAAAGCCTGTGATCGGGTGCATCCCGAACGAGCCGCTCGAATGCATCGGCGACCTCCGTCCTTGCCGAATGGCGCAGCACATCGAAAAGGGGTTGGGCTTCGCTCATGAACACATTCTATACGGAAATCGGCTGGCGGTCAGGCCGCATTTCGGTTTGGGTGCAATGTAATTTTATATTTGAAGTAATGTAATTTATATTTGTAGTACGAAAATTATTTTTAGCCGTATCTCGATTTGTTCTTTGGAATTTAATATTAGTGGCCTTCTTCGCAACTCAGGGGATGAGCGACATGACTACAGTCGTGGGGACGGCCGGAAACGATACGCTATCTGGAACCGAGGAGAAGGATCGCATCTGGGGTCTAGCCGGCGCCGATGAGATCGATGCCGGCGGCGGCGATGACCTCGTCGACGGCGGGGCTGGAAACGATCGTCTGACAAGCAGGAGCGGGTATGACCGGCTCGACGGCGGCGAGGGAGATGATCTCATCAGCCTGATCGGGACCGGCGGCGCGGTTACAGGCGGTGCCGGCGTCGATACGCTGGTGGTCGACCTGTCGAACGTCAGCTCCGACGTCCGGTTCAGCGGCGAGCACGGTCACGGCATCATCGGCTACAACACGGCGAACTGGGAACACATCTTCTTCAATCGCATCGAGAGGCTGGTCCTGACGACCGGCAGCGGCAACGACCGGATATTCGGCGCCGCCACCGACGACATCATCTCGACCGGCGCCGGGAACGACGTCGTAGGCCCATATGGCGTCGACGGCGACGACGGCACCAGCATGCTGGGCGACGACGCGATCGACACAGGCAGCGGCGGCGACATCATCAACGACACTGTTGGCGCGAACCGGATCTTTGCCGGAGACCATAACGACATCATCATCACCACGCTTTCCTCCGCGGTGATCGACGGCGGTAACGGCTGGGATAAACTCTCCATCTTCGATGAAGGACGAACCGACGGCGTCACTATCGATTTCGGACAGGGGTTTGCCTCGACGGGCACTCTGATCAGCGGGATCGAGGTTGCAAGCGTGGATCTCGGCGGCGGCAGTGATACGCTGATCGCCGGAAATCTGTCTTCGCTCACCGCCCATATGGGCGACGGCGACAATTATGTCGCCGGCGGCAGCGGCAGGGACTATGTCGCCTCCGGAAGCGGCGACGATGCCCTTTATGGGGGCGCTGGCGATGACATCCTGATCAGTGCCGGCGGGAACGACGTGCTCGCCGGCGGCGATGGGAACGACGAGATTTACGACGGCGGAACGAGTTTCGGCGACGGAGAGACATATATAGACGGCGGCGCAGGCGACGACCTCATCCAGGTGGTTGCGCCATCCGGCTTTATCGATGGCGGTGGCGGCAGCGATACGTTGCGCGTCGTCGATCCCCTGCCGGGCACGAATTTCGACGCTTCGACCGGCACGCTGGGTACGACGCTGATCTTCACCAATATCGAGAGATTCGAGCTGTCCGGCGGCTCGGGGAACGATAGCATCCGCACGCTTGCAGGCGACGATCAGCTCGCCGGCAACGACGGCAACGACCGGCTGGACGGCGGCGCCGGAAACGACGTGCTTTGGGGCGGCGCGGGTGACGATGTCATGACGGGCGGAGCAGGCGCAGATACCTTCCTGTGGTCGTCCGATACGTTTTCGTTCGCAGGTGTGGATCGCATCACGGATTTCGATGCGGACGGCGGCGACCTGCTGCGCTTTACCGGATATGCACCCGACACCACGCGCATCGACAGCTTCGCCGACCTGGTTGCCGCCGCGACCGAGACGGAAGACGGGCTCTACATCGCCTTCAATGGATCCGATACATTCGGTCTGCTGCTGGACAAGGTCGCACTTGCCGACCTTTCGGCGGATGATGTCGTCTTCGTTTGAGGGATGCCTTCGCGGACATTTGGATGAGCGCGCCATTAACACCGGATAAAGCGTTTTGCTCATAGGGTGCCTTCCGGGGACACTCTATTCATAGGCGATCAATGTCATTCTTCGGCATTTCCGGAATGTACTTTTCCGGTGAATCCCTCGGCGAGCACCGTATCGTGCTTGCCGAGGACTCCAACCTCTTTGCTTCGATGGTCTCGAAGCGGCTGAAGGAGCTTTTCGATATCGATGTGATCGTCTGTCGTGACTACGAGGACTTGCAGTTCGCGGTCGAAAACGCTTCCTTCGCGCCATCTCTCGCCATTTCCAATATCAACCTTCCAGGCGCAGAGAACGGAGAGGCACTCACCTACCTGATCGAAATGAGCGTGCCGACGATCGTCTTCACCGGTTCGTTTCAGGAGAGCACGCGCGAGACGATCCTCGCCAAGGACATTGTCGATTATGTCATCAAGGACAGCGTCTTTGCTGTCGATATGCTGGCAGAGTCCGTCTGCCGATTCCTGACGAACCAGCAGCATCACGTGTTGATCGTCGACGATAGCGCGACGGCCCGGGCCGTGTTGACGACGCAGTTGAAGCGCTACAATTTCAGAACGAGCTCGGCGGAAAACGGCTCTGCGGCGCTGGAAATCCTGAAGAACAATCCGGACATCGCCCTCGTCATAACCGACTACAATATGCCCGATATCGACGGTTTCGAGCTTACGCGGCGAATCCGCGCCGCCCACGGCCCGCATCAGCTAAGGATCATCGGTGTGTCGTCGTCGAAGGACCGGCTGCTTTCCGCCCGGTTCCTCAAAGCCGGCGGCAACGATTTCGTCGTTCGCCCCTTCGTCAACGAGGAATTCTACTGCCGCGTCAATCAGAACCTCGATACGCTCACCAAGGTGAGAACTTTGAACGCGAGGACCAAGATCCCGGCCTGAAGGACGACCGCCATTCGGGCGGTCCGGGCGACCGGCGCCGCCGGTTGATTTGGGCCGGTTTCAGGAGAAAACGCCGGCGCGGATGACGCAGGGTCCGTCATGGGCGTTGACGTGGCACCGGCAGTTGCCGGTGCCGCCCGATGAAGGCCTCGCCGTTCAATCGTTCCGAAACGCGGCGATCTACCGCGCCATCTGCAGCGTCAGCTTTCGCTCGGCGCGTTCCTGTTGCGGCGAGCGGTTGTAAAGCTCGCGGTAACACTTCGAAAAATGCGAAGCGGAAACGAAGCCGCAGGCGACGGCGACTTCCACAACCGGCATGGACGACTGGATAAGCAGGTGCCGGGCGCGGTCGAGGCGGATTTCCAGATAATAGCGGGCAGGCGATCTGCCCATCTCCTGGCGGAAAAGCCGCTCGATCTGACGGCGAGACAGGTCCGCGCTTTCTGCGATCTCCAGTAGCGACAGCGGCTCGGAGAGGTTGCTCTCCATCAGTTCGATGATCGACAGGACCTTGGCGTTCTGGACGCCGAGACGCGCTCTCAGCGGCAGCCGCTGGCGGTCGTGCGGCCCGCGCACCCGATCGGTGAGCGCTTGTTCGCAGACGCGGTTGACGAGGTTCTCGCCGAAATCCTGATCGATCAGGTTCAGCATCATGTCGAGCGAGGCGGTGCCGCCGGCGCACGTATAGATGTTGCCGTCGATCTCGTAGAGGTCCGCATATACATCGGCCTGGGGGAAGCTCTCGGAGAAGCCCGGCAGGTTTTCCCAATGGATCGCGCAGCGCTTGCCCGTGAGCAGGCCCGCCGAGGCGAGCACATGGGCGCCCGTACAGAGACTGCCGACGGCGATGCCGCGGTTATAGGCTTCGCGCAGCCATGCATTCACCGACTTGTTCTGGAAGTCCTCGACATAGACGCCCGAACAGACCAGCACCATGGATGGGCGGCTTTCTCCGCCGAGATATTTGCGTTCGTCGGCGAGCGAGGTGTTGACTTCGAGCGCAATGCCCGCCGACGAATAGACCTTTTGGCCGTCGGTCGAGGCGAGACGCCACGTGTAGGCTTCGTAACCGAGCATCCGGTTGGCGATGCGGAGCGTCTCGATCGCCGCCGAAAAGGGCAGCATCGAAAAGTTTGGCACCAGAAAGAAGACGAGCGAACGCTTCTTCGTCAGCGGTTTGTGCATGAAACCTCCCAGGCTAAAGCACGTTGCATAGATCGAATTCATGCGACGCACTTCAGGTCGTCGCTTTCGTGCATGTCGTCAGCCCCAAACCGCTGCGCACTTTTGGCGACATGCATTAAGGCTCGCATATTCGTCGCTTGGAATATGCGCTTCAGCTTGTCGAATTGCGACATTGGCATGGAAAGCCGCGACTGGGAAGAGATTTCGCATTGCGACATCCCTCCGCCCGGGCCTGTCGCGTGCCGGGTCGACGAGTGTATGAAATGCGACAAGATCATGGACCGCGATGACGTAATCGAGCAAAAATGAGGCAAACTGAGCGAAAGTTGCGCAGGTGCGCTTGAGCTGCGGCTTTACCGCTAGCGACTTTTCACCTTTGCAGAATTCGGATGTCGGTATCTGACAAGACGCATTGGAGAGCGCGCAGCTTCAGGGCCTGTCCCCAATGCAACGCAGCGACGGTGCGGCTTGCATGGGCGTTTAAAATAGGGTACCCCCCTATGCTATGTCCCATACGATCAGAGATCAGGAAAAGTTGCTCGCCCGTGTCCGTCGGCTAAAGGGGCAGATGGAGGCGGTCGAGCGTGCGCTCGAAGCCCGCCAGCCCTGCGGCGATATTCTCAACCTCGTCGCCTCCGTGCGTGGT
It encodes:
- a CDS encoding mechanosensitive ion channel family protein — its product is MHLFAVMHVQTGNWQSSERFCAAQGLSKGRKLHLLEKLRALSIALSFGALTLAAGGSAVAQEPEPSVEQTRPAQQAAPAQPLQPAQSVQPAPQAEPAQPATQTGTGQAPDAASPVLQQAEDQLAQADRELKRLIERTNAVEDDDAMLAELRVQVDELSKQIIAASVPTRPRLDEIKARLTELGDPPGEGQPPEDAVITDERKRLLAERGAINALTGRAENLSVEARKLANRITATRRAIFSNTLLRHTDVSAAMLSEAVTATMHEAMALSRSIGGWLTFAWNYKRVPLLSAIFLSLCAALLFLVGGYRLFSPVLMRHEEDDEPTYFRQLSLAFWSTLIPTLALAAFAMSSYFFLSSFNVLRPDIAPIVAITLAMGVVLFFIARLAGAVLSPNRSSWRLVRVSDRGAKMLMVPIFAMALVNGLDYLLGSISESLGSPVVLTIAKSFVASIIIGLILMSMAWIRPVLRADEPYDAPGRPWPRVISLSFLLLGAALIATALSGYVGLARFIATQITVTSAILVTVYIGLLTGKSVSKQGAFAETVAGRYLERRFHLEPVALDQFGLFAGLGIYVLVLSFFIPLILMQWGFKTADIESWAYQVLTEIRIGTITISLVGILAGVLLFALGFLVTRWVQRWIDGNVMARSRVDAGVRNSIRTGIGYMGVGIAGLIGLSAAGIDLSSLALVAGALSLGVGFGLQNIVSNFVSGLILLVERPFKVGDWIVSGTTEGFVRRISVRATEIETFQHQSIMMPNSLLINASVGNWTHRNKLGRSEIAVTVTYASDPRRVIELLYEIAAAHPMILKNPAPNVGFTAFEDERMTFELRIYVADVLTAGGVRNDLRVSIYERFRDEGIGAPFPMKIEDVTPEEEAGSAGPEPSVMEKEKA
- a CDS encoding SMc04171 family calcium-binding repeat protein; this translates as MTTVVGTAGNDTLSGTEEKDRIWGLAGADEIDAGGGDDLVDGGAGNDRLTSRSGYDRLDGGEGDDLISLIGTGGAVTGGAGVDTLVVDLSNVSSDVRFSGEHGHGIIGYNTANWEHIFFNRIERLVLTTGSGNDRIFGAATDDIISTGAGNDVVGPYGVDGDDGTSMLGDDAIDTGSGGDIINDTVGANRIFAGDHNDIIITTLSSAVIDGGNGWDKLSIFDEGRTDGVTIDFGQGFASTGTLISGIEVASVDLGGGSDTLIAGNLSSLTAHMGDGDNYVAGGSGRDYVASGSGDDALYGGAGDDILISAGGNDVLAGGDGNDEIYDGGTSFGDGETYIDGGAGDDLIQVVAPSGFIDGGGGSDTLRVVDPLPGTNFDASTGTLGTTLIFTNIERFELSGGSGNDSIRTLAGDDQLAGNDGNDRLDGGAGNDVLWGGAGDDVMTGGAGADTFLWSSDTFSFAGVDRITDFDADGGDLLRFTGYAPDTTRIDSFADLVAAATETEDGLYIAFNGSDTFGLLLDKVALADLSADDVVFV
- a CDS encoding adenylate/guanylate cyclase domain-containing protein, translated to MSEAQPLFDVLRHSARTEVADAFERLVRDAPDHRLCRINALAFAAREGLDEEETIAGFLHASRLGIFELSWNVLCPGCGGVLDANTSLKTVQSTEYTCALCAAGYEPTLDEMVEVTFTVSPRVRRIGAHTPHELPPAEYFRQIYWGSGIDLPEEDYEAKVDEFLLEALELPPGEKAVISLQLPAEFVIIFEPVTHAAQFLDVSGEPTRERRNLGLVFDRSHRHHETLSLPPGPLRVSVENHAEVRTLPSICVAGEALHALLGRRRPFLTAKRLLSNQTFRDIYRTDTLDVDQRLKITSLTFLFTDLRGSTELYERVGDLAAFDLVRTHFNVLNEIVAAEAGAVVKTIGDAVMATFPTPDRAVTAAMRMREAMRELNEERGSEDLLLKIGIHEGPCIAVNLNDRQDYFGQTVNIASRVQHLATSREIFATGSVLEDPRASGVLSDRGLSPMAHNVTLRGIANEISIFAIP
- a CDS encoding TerC family protein, encoding MEIFTSAGLTALLQVIVIDLVLAGDNAVVIGLAAAGLPLEQRKKAILVGILAATVLRIVLAIFTVQLLAIIGLLLAGGLLLLWVCWKMWREIRTGGHEGVDGLGNADASAPKKTFKQAATQIVIADVSMSLDNVLAVAGAAREHPTVLVFGLALSIAMMGIAAGFIARLLSRYHWIAYIGLAIIFYVALDMIYRGAMEVWPHVMPVAQALAGL
- a CDS encoding dihydrofolate reductase family protein — translated: MRKIIVGAFVSLDGIMQAPGGPHEDPVGGFDHGGWAAPYFDETMGQAVDEMFSKPFDLLLGRKTYDIFAAHWPYAGPDDPIGPLFDRITKYVATRNPDLRLDWQNSRTLGSDPVAMLKKLKSEEGPDLLTQGSTDFLQTLFSNDLVDEMYISYFPVVLGKGKRLFGHGAMPMAMKLLGSKVSGTGVTANKYVRSGPVVTGSFEFEQPTEAELERRRKLS
- a CDS encoding GlxA family transcriptional regulator, producing the protein MHKPLTKKRSLVFFLVPNFSMLPFSAAIETLRIANRMLGYEAYTWRLASTDGQKVYSSAGIALEVNTSLADERKYLGGESRPSMVLVCSGVYVEDFQNKSVNAWLREAYNRGIAVGSLCTGAHVLASAGLLTGKRCAIHWENLPGFSESFPQADVYADLYEIDGNIYTCAGGTASLDMMLNLIDQDFGENLVNRVCEQALTDRVRGPHDRQRLPLRARLGVQNAKVLSIIELMESNLSEPLSLLEIAESADLSRRQIERLFRQEMGRSPARYYLEIRLDRARHLLIQSSMPVVEVAVACGFVSASHFSKCYRELYNRSPQQERAERKLTLQMAR
- a CDS encoding metal/formaldehyde-sensitive transcriptional repressor, which codes for MSHTIRDQEKLLARVRRLKGQMEAVERALEARQPCGDILNLVASVRGAVNGLTIELIEDHIRGHVAGHETQGEREEGAAELIEIVRRYLK
- a CDS encoding response regulator; amino-acid sequence: MSFFGISGMYFSGESLGEHRIVLAEDSNLFASMVSKRLKELFDIDVIVCRDYEDLQFAVENASFAPSLAISNINLPGAENGEALTYLIEMSVPTIVFTGSFQESTRETILAKDIVDYVIKDSVFAVDMLAESVCRFLTNQQHHVLIVDDSATARAVLTTQLKRYNFRTSSAENGSAALEILKNNPDIALVITDYNMPDIDGFELTRRIRAAHGPHQLRIIGVSSSKDRLLSARFLKAGGNDFVVRPFVNEEFYCRVNQNLDTLTKVRTLNARTKIPA